The following proteins are encoded in a genomic region of Triticum dicoccoides isolate Atlit2015 ecotype Zavitan chromosome 1B, WEW_v2.0, whole genome shotgun sequence:
- the LOC119325806 gene encoding pathogenesis-related protein 1-like — translation MASTDSWTHEIESPVAAPRLFRAGVMDWHTLAPKLAPHIVASAHPVEGEGDIGSVRQFNFTSAMPFSLMKERLEFIDADKCECKSTLIEGGDIGTAIETATSHIKVEPAANGGSVVKVESTYKLLPGVEVNDEITKAKESVTAIFKAAEAYLVANPDAYN, via the exons ATGGCCTCCACCGACAGCTGGACCCACGAGATCGAATCGCCGGTTGCCGCACCGCGCCTCTTTCGCGCCGGCGTCATGGACTGGCACACACTAGCCCCCAAGCTCGCACCACACATCGTCGCCAGCGCCCACCCCGTTGAGGGCGAAGGCGACATCGGGAGCGTCAGGCAGTTCAACTTCACCTCAG CCATGCCCTTCAGCCTCATGAAAGAGAGGCTCGAGTTCATTGACGCCGACAAGTGCGAGTGCAAGTCCACCCTCATCGAGGGCGGCGACATCGGCACCGCCATCGAGACGGCCACCTCGCACATCAAGGTGGAGCCGGCGGCCAACGGTGGGAGCGTCGTTAAGGTGGAGTCGACCTACAAGCTGCTGCCGGGCGTGGAGGTGAACGATGAGATCACCAAGGCCAAGGAGTCTGTCACGGCCATCTTCAAGGCCGCCGAGGCCTACCTCGTCGCCAACCCGGACGCCTACAACTGA